One Synechocystis sp. LKSZ1 genomic window, ATAGCCCCGAGGGCGGCAGTAACTCTCTGCTGTTTGCTCGCATTCAAGAAGCGGGCCGCTATATTGTCCGGGTACGAACTTTTGGCCTGGCCGGGGGGGGCCGCTTTAATCTCAAGGTAACTCGTCTCCGGCCGATGGATTAGACCGACAGAGATCAATCAATACCCGACGACCTAAAACGGGGAAACCGAATTGAAGAAGGGTAGGACATTTCCCAGGATTAGTGGGTTTTAGGGCCTTGCAACGTATCGAGACTTGCACCCGTCTACACAAAGACCTCGGCACTTTTAAACCATTGGCCCTGTTGGTCTTTCTGCGACAGAATCGGGGGAACTGGGCATTGCCAATCAATGGCCAAATCCGGATCATCCCAGCGAATCGTACGTTCAGCCTCTGCACAATAGTAGTTAGTGGTTTTATAGAGAAAATCAGCGCTGGGAGAGAGTACTAGAAAACCATGGGCAAAACCCTCAGGAATCCAGAATTGTCGCTTATTTTCAGCGCTTAAAACACAACTGGCCCACTGGCCAAAGGTTGGAGAAGAGCGACGTAGATCAACGGCTACATCAAGAACTTCTCCTGTCACAACTCTCACCAGCTTTCCTTGGGGGGAGGTAATTTGGTAATGCAGGCCCCTCAGTACTCCCTGGCGAGAATGGGAGTGATTATCTTGCACAAAATGAGGGGCAAATCCAAGGGACTTGGCTAAGGTTTTTTCATTGTAGCTTTCTAAAAAAAAGCCCCGCTCATCTTCATAGACTTTAGGCTCTAAAATTACAGCATCTGGAATCTTAGTGGGAATGACATGCATAAAAAATAGGCATTTTATGGATCTGAGTTTACAATACAAATAATATAGATTACCTGAATTATATAAATACTAACGATGGTAATTGAGTGGTTAAAATTTCACGTCCCACCGACCCTACAGATGTATTTTGTGGAACAGGATTTGGCCCACTGGACTCAGGCCCTGTCTACTCAACCTGGCTTTGTCAGCAAGGAAGTCTGGCTTAATCCAGCCCAGTCCGATGAAATTGTTCTGATTATTCGTTGGCGTACCCGTCAGCAATGGAAGGCGATTTGTCCGAACCTTTTGGCCCAGATCGAGGCCAATTTTTGCCAAGCAGTGGGAGCCGATAACTACTGCATGGTAGAGGCGGGAGAATACGAAATCCATAAACTTCCCCACCTCCATGTCACGGCCCCTAGAGCTGAATCTGAAACTCCCCTAGGGACGGCTGGCTAGGAAAATCATCATCTTGGGCCACCGTGGGAATGGGCAGGTCTTCAACCTGGATTTGTTGCCGCTGGCTTTCACTAAGGGTAATTGGGGCCAAAACACCTGCGGGATTGAGTTGGTAGGCTTCCACCACTAGATCCGTGGGACAACAGGGGGGGTCGGTCGGCTTCGGTCTGAGTAGGGTCACCCGGACTTGGCCCCCTTTCACGCTGAGGGACTGAACCCTAACCCGGTCACCAAGTCTGTAGGTATCAACATTACTCAAACCATTACCTTGAATGGTCACTACTGCTAAGTACATAAAAGTACTATCACCGCCGTTGTTGAGGGCCAAAATCACCGCCGCATCCTGGCTGCCATCCTGGTTGATGTCTCCGAGCGCAATGGGAGGAATCAGCGTCAGTGTCGTATTTCCCTGCTGGAGGGTGCCATTGCTTAGGGTAAAGGTTCCTTGTTGGGACAGGGTGTAGGTGGCATTTTTCAAAGCCTGGAGTGTTAGGGGCGATGCCGGACTCTGGGCGACTGCCGAGGCCAGGGCCGGTTGGGAATTTTCCAATCCGA contains:
- the rfbC gene encoding dTDP-4-dehydrorhamnose 3,5-epimerase; its protein translation is MHVIPTKIPDAVILEPKVYEDERGFFLESYNEKTLAKSLGFAPHFVQDNHSHSRQGVLRGLHYQITSPQGKLVRVVTGEVLDVAVDLRRSSPTFGQWASCVLSAENKRQFWIPEGFAHGFLVLSPSADFLYKTTNYYCAEAERTIRWDDPDLAIDWQCPVPPILSQKDQQGQWFKSAEVFV
- a CDS encoding TIGR03792 family protein, which codes for MVIEWLKFHVPPTLQMYFVEQDLAHWTQALSTQPGFVSKEVWLNPAQSDEIVLIIRWRTRQQWKAICPNLLAQIEANFCQAVGADNYCMVEAGEYEIHKLPHLHVTAPRAESETPLGTAG